A section of the Enterococcus montenegrensis genome encodes:
- the sufD gene encoding Fe-S cluster assembly protein SufD yields MTELKKLLADVTTFSAYKEEPAWMLEMRLQALEQVDELALPQIERVRFHRWPLLNITSDHLSGEPKETSVPSFDVMQDNPLLVQADDTTVFEQLPQNLVDQGVIFTDIFTAMQEYPELVHEYYMKKAVTPFEDKLTAAHTAFMNSGVFLYVPKNVVIKEPIEAILNQSGTEHFFKHILIVADEHSEFTYLERFNSEKEVAQKQAANIIVEVIAKAGAKVKYSAIDRLGVDLTTYLNRRGYVMQDAMVDWAIGVMNDGDVVADFDTDLVGNGAHSEIKVVAISAGKQIQGIDTRVTNKAPHSIGHILQHGVIREKGTLTFNGIGHILKGAKGADAQQESRVLMLSDKARGDANPILLIDENEVTAGHAASVGRVDPEEMYYLMSRGLPKTEAERLVIRGFLGSVITAIPVKEAQQEFIEVIEGKLNR; encoded by the coding sequence CTTGGATGTTGGAAATGCGTTTGCAGGCTTTAGAACAAGTGGACGAATTAGCTTTGCCACAAATTGAACGGGTTCGTTTTCACCGCTGGCCACTATTAAATATAACCAGTGACCATTTAAGTGGAGAACCAAAAGAAACAAGTGTCCCCTCTTTTGATGTCATGCAGGACAATCCATTATTAGTACAAGCAGACGACACTACTGTTTTTGAACAGTTACCCCAAAATTTAGTGGATCAAGGTGTTATCTTCACGGATATTTTTACTGCCATGCAAGAATATCCCGAATTAGTTCACGAGTACTATATGAAAAAAGCAGTGACACCTTTTGAAGATAAATTAACTGCTGCCCATACCGCTTTTATGAATAGTGGCGTGTTTTTATATGTTCCTAAAAATGTAGTGATTAAAGAACCAATCGAAGCGATTTTAAATCAATCTGGTACAGAGCATTTCTTTAAACATATTTTAATAGTGGCAGATGAGCATAGTGAGTTTACTTACTTGGAGCGTTTTAATTCTGAAAAAGAAGTAGCACAAAAACAAGCCGCTAATATTATTGTAGAAGTTATCGCCAAAGCTGGGGCCAAAGTGAAATACTCTGCAATTGACCGCTTAGGTGTAGACTTGACGACGTATTTGAATCGTCGTGGTTACGTAATGCAAGATGCAATGGTAGATTGGGCAATTGGTGTCATGAATGACGGGGATGTCGTAGCAGACTTTGATACAGATTTAGTTGGCAATGGGGCCCATTCTGAAATTAAAGTTGTTGCCATTTCAGCAGGCAAACAAATTCAAGGGATTGATACCCGGGTTACCAATAAAGCACCACATTCTATCGGTCATATCTTGCAACACGGTGTAATCCGTGAAAAAGGTACGTTAACCTTTAACGGTATTGGTCATATTTTAAAAGGAGCCAAAGGTGCAGACGCGCAGCAAGAAAGTCGCGTATTAATGCTTTCTGATAAAGCTCGTGGCGATGCTAATCCAATTCTTTTGATTGATGAAAATGAAGTCACTGCCGGACACGCAGCCAGTGTTGGTCGCGTCGATCCAGAAGAAATGTACTATTTAATGAGTCGTGGTTTGCCTAAAACAGAAGCAGAACGCTTAGTTATTCGTGGTTTCTTAGGTTCTGTTATTACAGCAATTCCAGTGAAAGAGGCCCAACAAGAATTTATTGAAGTGATTGAAGGGAAGTTGAATCGATGA